A window of Candidatus Bathyarchaeota archaeon contains these coding sequences:
- a CDS encoding glycosyltransferase family 39 protein — translation MLILAYTVATLVVFYKFTRKMYNGKTALLASLFPAACPMHVYYSQNVQLETPMLFFTLSAMYLIYKWIKTDKQRFFLIAMIASSLALLTKIKAIFMLSIIKLPNHSIHYSHLFRRISRLLPFWNDP, via the coding sequence TTGCTAATATTGGCCTACACTGTTGCAACTCTCGTTGTCTTCTATAAGTTTACACGCAAAATGTATAATGGAAAAACCGCATTACTTGCCTCACTCTTTCCGGCTGCTTGCCCTATGCACGTTTATTATAGTCAAAATGTTCAGCTAGAAACACCTATGTTATTCTTCACCCTTTCTGCCATGTACCTTATCTACAAGTGGATCAAAACCGATAAACAAAGATTTTTTCTCATAGCAATGATCGCATCTTCTTTAGCTCTTCTAACCAAAATTAAAGCCATCTTCATGCTGAGCATCATTAAGCTTCCTAATCACAGCATCCATTATAGTCATCTTTTCCGGAGGATTTCACGACTACTACCCTTTTGGAATGATCCCTAG
- a CDS encoding DUF2116 family Zn-ribbon domain-containing protein produces MAAITHDEKSQKIREQSTEKNYIYPHRHCLICGKMIEDSTKQVCSKRCQEIYDLRMKKAQRRRRFIIYIIIYSAALFFVMLFASVFHA; encoded by the coding sequence TTGGCTGCTATTACCCATGATGAAAAATCACAAAAAATCCGTGAACAATCAACAGAGAAAAATTACATTTACCCACATCGCCACTGCCTAATCTGTGGGAAAATGATTGAAGACTCCACAAAACAAGTCTGCTCTAAACGATGCCAAGAAATCTACGACCTCCGAATGAAGAAGGCACAACGACGACGTAGATTCATAATTTATATTATCATATACTCCGCCGCCCTCTTTTTCGTAATGCTCTTCGCGTCTGTTTTTCATGCCTAA
- a CDS encoding DUF89 family protein, with product MKVSIECAPCIIERGYREIIRSTQDITTQFRAMEELLQLMSTHFKPGMIPARIGTERDRLIHRITGVDDPYAEDKHRSNALALKLLPKIEEFILNFKPGYERFRKACIASVVGNLIEFDVSGHVFVPEKLVDLIQNTTLAIDRTREIYKLLQKSKLVLFLTDNAGEIAFDTILVKEIRQLGPKVTVAVKSSPILDDALLSDAYEVGMDKVADKIITTGSNSVGLFLEEVSAEFREYWQDSDLILAKGMGYYETLTEINLKKPTGNLLTAKCNPIAQSLGVKKESHLALILS from the coding sequence GTGAAGGTAAGCATCGAATGCGCGCCTTGCATCATTGAGCGGGGCTACCGTGAAATTATCCGATCGACCCAAGATATTACAACCCAGTTTAGGGCGATGGAAGAGCTACTTCAACTAATGAGCACTCACTTCAAGCCAGGAATGATTCCAGCACGAATCGGAACAGAGAGGGATAGACTTATTCACAGAATAACTGGTGTCGACGATCCTTATGCGGAGGACAAACATAGGTCAAATGCACTTGCCTTAAAACTGTTACCAAAAATTGAAGAATTTATCTTAAATTTCAAGCCCGGCTACGAACGCTTCAGAAAGGCTTGCATCGCATCTGTAGTCGGGAATCTCATCGAATTTGACGTTTCGGGGCATGTGTTTGTTCCAGAAAAATTGGTTGATCTCATTCAAAACACAACGCTTGCAATAGATAGAACGCGGGAAATCTACAAGCTACTACAGAAATCCAAATTAGTGTTATTCTTAACTGATAACGCCGGTGAAATTGCCTTTGATACAATTCTGGTCAAAGAGATACGTCAACTTGGTCCAAAGGTGACGGTTGCAGTTAAATCCAGCCCTATACTTGATGACGCCTTACTGTCTGATGCCTATGAGGTTGGCATGGACAAAGTTGCTGATAAAATTATAACCACAGGTTCAAACTCCGTAGGGCTATTTCTAGAAGAGGTGTCAGCAGAGTTCCGCGAGTACTGGCAAGACTCCGACCTAATTCTTGCAAAGGGGATGGGATACTACGAAACATTAACTGAGATAAACCTCAAGAAACCAACCGGAAACCTCCTCACAGCAAAATGCAACCCCATCGCCCAATCACTCGGAGTAAAGAAAGAATCCCACCTCGCGCTCATCCTCTCATAA
- the tpiA gene encoding triose-phosphate isomerase yields MKPISTKVWTPIILINFKTYSESTGKNALRLAKIAEEVSLETGVCIGVAPQPTDLMLIAREVGIPVFAQHVDPIAPGSFTGHILPEAVKEAGAIGTLVNHSERRLKLADIDAVIARAHEVNLLSCVCTNNANVSAAVAALKPSMLAVEPPELIGTGIPVSKAKPEVISSTVELVKKINPAVTILCGAGISRGEDVVAALRLGTEGVLLASGVVKAKNPREVLMEMAEFAVKNS; encoded by the coding sequence ATGAAACCAATATCAACTAAGGTTTGGACGCCCATTATTCTCATTAATTTCAAGACTTACTCCGAATCAACTGGTAAGAATGCCCTTCGTCTTGCGAAGATTGCAGAGGAGGTTAGTTTGGAAACTGGGGTTTGCATTGGGGTTGCTCCGCAGCCTACAGACCTAATGTTAATTGCAAGGGAGGTCGGCATTCCAGTTTTCGCCCAGCATGTGGATCCAATAGCTCCAGGCAGCTTTACAGGGCACATTCTTCCGGAAGCCGTCAAGGAAGCTGGTGCGATTGGCACCCTAGTCAACCACTCTGAGCGCCGACTAAAATTGGCCGATATCGACGCGGTAATAGCGAGGGCTCACGAAGTCAATCTTCTATCTTGTGTTTGTACGAATAATGCTAACGTTAGTGCAGCGGTTGCCGCGCTTAAGCCAAGTATGTTAGCGGTTGAACCTCCAGAACTTATTGGCACGGGTATCCCTGTCTCGAAGGCTAAGCCTGAGGTTATATCGAGTACGGTTGAATTGGTCAAAAAAATTAATCCGGCTGTAACTATCCTCTGCGGAGCGGGAATATCTCGAGGCGAGGATGTCGTGGCAGCTCTAAGACTGGGAACCGAAGGAGTGCTTCTGGCGAGTGGGGTGGTAAAAGCAAAAAATCCAAGGGAAGTTCTGATGGAGATGGCTGAATTCGCGGTTAAAAATAGCTAA
- a CDS encoding ribosome biogenesis/translation initiation ATPase RLI: MGAVKTVRVCVIDRDRCRSKDCGRVCVKYCPRVRSKVDAIKFEEGEDKPFITEALCVGCGICIKECPFNALSIVNLPDELEEDCSHRFGPNAFKLYRLPTPMPGVVTGLLGKNGTGKTTALKILAGEIRPNLGNYENPPNWQRIIQYYRGSVLQDYFDQLSKGRLVVVHKPQYVDKLPTVVSGRVKDLLQKVDERGVMKDTVKELLLENVLNRTLNVLSGGELQRVAIAAAVCREADVYLFDEPSSYLDVKQRLLAAKIIRGLRSAKKTVIVSEHDLAVLDYLSDQICVVYGEPGVYGIISHAHGVRAGINIYLQGYLPDENVRFRDQPIKFHPHPPVPSWASRQVTLKWEWMEKNYGDFKLEVEPGEIHEGEVIGILGPNGIGKTTFVKLLAGLEKPDKGPPPVWEGLEVGYKPQYISAEYEGTVESLLRSIAKDKFTTSFFKSEILQPLNINRILDREVAELSGGELQRVAIAACLARDVTIYLLDEPSAYLDVEERLSMARTIRRIVESRRATAFVVEHDVVAQDFIADRLMIFTGEPGVRGYAYSAVGLRDGMNNFLKEMGITFRRDATTGRPRVNKEDSRLDKYQKRIGEYYYTSIAGEEEYAQVE, from the coding sequence ATGGGGGCAGTTAAGACGGTTCGTGTATGCGTTATCGACCGTGATCGATGTCGATCAAAGGATTGTGGTCGTGTTTGCGTAAAATACTGTCCAAGGGTCCGAAGCAAGGTTGATGCGATCAAATTCGAAGAGGGAGAAGATAAGCCCTTTATTACCGAAGCTTTATGTGTTGGCTGTGGAATTTGTATTAAAGAATGCCCGTTTAATGCCTTATCAATTGTAAATCTTCCGGACGAGTTAGAGGAAGATTGTAGTCATCGATTCGGTCCAAACGCATTTAAGCTTTATCGGCTTCCCACTCCGATGCCGGGTGTGGTAACTGGGCTTTTAGGCAAAAATGGAACAGGAAAGACTACCGCCCTGAAGATTTTAGCCGGTGAGATTAGACCGAACCTTGGAAATTATGAGAATCCGCCAAACTGGCAGCGAATAATTCAGTATTATCGGGGATCCGTGCTTCAAGACTATTTTGATCAATTAAGCAAAGGTAGGTTGGTTGTTGTTCATAAACCTCAGTACGTTGATAAACTTCCAACCGTTGTTTCAGGTAGGGTTAAAGACCTCTTGCAGAAGGTTGATGAGAGGGGAGTGATGAAAGACACGGTTAAGGAGTTATTATTAGAGAACGTTCTGAATCGAACGCTTAACGTACTTAGTGGCGGCGAGCTTCAGCGTGTAGCCATCGCTGCGGCGGTCTGTCGTGAGGCTGATGTTTACCTTTTTGATGAACCGTCAAGCTACCTTGACGTGAAGCAACGTCTCCTCGCTGCAAAGATAATTAGGGGACTGCGGTCGGCAAAGAAAACGGTTATTGTTTCCGAGCATGACTTAGCTGTTCTTGACTATTTATCAGACCAAATATGTGTCGTATACGGGGAACCCGGGGTGTATGGAATTATCTCTCATGCCCATGGCGTTAGGGCTGGAATAAACATATATCTTCAAGGTTATTTGCCTGATGAAAATGTCCGCTTCAGAGATCAACCGATCAAATTTCATCCCCACCCACCTGTGCCAAGTTGGGCTTCGCGGCAAGTCACCCTCAAATGGGAATGGATGGAGAAGAATTACGGCGATTTCAAATTGGAGGTCGAGCCGGGGGAAATCCACGAAGGCGAGGTTATTGGTATTCTAGGCCCAAATGGTATTGGAAAAACCACGTTCGTCAAACTTCTGGCAGGACTTGAAAAACCTGATAAAGGTCCTCCACCAGTTTGGGAAGGGCTAGAAGTCGGCTATAAACCGCAATACATATCAGCTGAATATGAAGGAACAGTTGAATCGCTTCTTCGATCAATTGCAAAAGACAAGTTTACAACCAGCTTTTTTAAATCAGAAATCTTACAGCCCTTAAACATTAATAGAATCTTAGATCGAGAAGTTGCTGAACTTAGTGGCGGCGAGCTTCAGCGCGTAGCCATCGCGGCTTGTCTGGCACGGGATGTTACAATTTACCTCCTTGACGAGCCAAGCGCATACCTAGATGTTGAAGAGCGGCTGTCTATGGCTAGAACGATTAGAAGAATTGTTGAGAGCCGCAGAGCCACAGCCTTTGTTGTCGAGCATGACGTCGTCGCCCAAGACTTTATCGCCGATCGGCTGATGATCTTTACCGGTGAACCCGGCGTGCGGGGATACGCCTACTCCGCCGTTGGGCTTCGCGATGGAATGAACAATTTCTTAAAAGAGATGGGAATCACGTTTCGACGTGATGCAACAACCGGTCGACCCCGAGTAAATAAAGAAGATTCACGCCTCGATAAATATCAAAAAAGGATTGGTGAGTACTATTACACATCCATTGCCGGGGAGGAAGAATACGCGCAAGTGGAATAG